CTGACGAGCGGCTCGACATGAAGATGCACGGCGGCATCTCTATCGTGAAGATGGCTGACGGCACCACCGGGATGCGCGCGATCTTTGAGCCGGGCTGGACCTGGGAGGCCGACGAAAAGCCGCTTCTCGGCAACCCCGATGCGTGCCCGATGCACCATGTTGGCTACTGCGTCTCGGGGACGCTCGCCGTCCAGATGATCGATACGGGGA
This genomic interval from Alphaproteobacteria bacterium contains the following:
- a CDS encoding cupin domain-containing protein encodes the protein MNSFIEIRRFDSPDERLDMKMHGGISIVKMADGTTGMRAIFEPGWTWEADEKPLLGNPDACPMHHVGYCVSGTLAVQMIDTGNETRIRQGDFFDIPPRHHAHVEGSERVELVLFAPPDAH